One Alcaligenes ammonioxydans DNA segment encodes these proteins:
- the purU gene encoding formyltetrahydrofolate deformylase has product MSMNDYILTLSCPDRTGIVHSVSGWLLEQNGNILEAQQFGDAATNRFFLRIQFSLPETQDVSALQASFAPIAERFSMDANIYDAQRKARLLILVSRQGHCLNDLLFRAHSGQLPVEIAAVASNHTDHAGLASSYGIPFHHLPVTPETRPQQEQQIIDLARDLKIDLVVLARYMQILSTNLCQSLSGRAINIHHSFLPSFKGARPYHQAHARGVKIIGATAHYVTADLDEGPIIEQDVEHVTHAVSPAELTQIGSDVESLVLARAVRAHVEHRILLNDQRTVVFR; this is encoded by the coding sequence CTGTCGATGAACGATTACATCTTGACCCTATCCTGCCCGGATCGCACCGGCATTGTCCACAGCGTATCGGGCTGGCTGCTTGAGCAAAACGGCAACATTCTTGAAGCACAGCAGTTTGGCGATGCCGCCACCAACCGCTTTTTCCTGCGCATCCAGTTTTCCCTGCCTGAAACACAGGACGTCAGCGCCCTGCAAGCCAGCTTTGCCCCCATTGCTGAAAGATTCAGCATGGACGCCAATATTTACGACGCCCAGCGCAAAGCCCGCCTGCTGATTCTGGTCAGCCGCCAGGGCCACTGCCTGAACGATCTGCTGTTTCGCGCCCACAGCGGCCAGTTGCCTGTGGAAATCGCGGCTGTGGCCTCCAACCACACGGACCACGCCGGTCTGGCTTCCTCGTACGGCATTCCTTTCCATCACCTGCCGGTGACACCGGAAACCCGCCCACAACAAGAGCAGCAGATCATCGATCTGGCTCGTGATCTGAAAATTGATCTGGTCGTACTGGCCCGCTATATGCAGATTCTGTCCACCAATCTGTGTCAGTCCCTGTCAGGCCGCGCGATCAATATTCACCACAGCTTCCTGCCCAGCTTCAAGGGCGCACGTCCTTATCACCAGGCCCATGCCCGTGGTGTGAAAATTATTGGCGCCACTGCCCACTACGTGACTGCAGATCTGGATGAAGGCCCGATCATTGAGCAGGACGTGGAACATGTAACCCACGCTGTCAGCCCAGCCGAACTGACCCAGATCGGTAGCGATGTGGAGTCTCTGGTTCTGGCCCGTGCCGTACGCGCCCATGTGGAGCACCGGATTTTGTTGAACGATCAGCGCACCGTCGTGTTCCGCTAA
- a CDS encoding NAD(P)/FAD-dependent oxidoreductase, whose protein sequence is MPNDVDCIVLGAGVVGLACARQMARQGMEVLLIEQTASIGNGVSSRNSEVIHAGIYYTPGSLKARLCVEGKDMLYDYCRDHHIDHQRCGKLIVAGSAEQEADLRKLQAQASACGVNDLQWLDAAQAKALEPALSCSAALLSPSTGIVDTHALMLSLQGDAENHGAQLVFNTPFIRAQVLPGQGFEVHVGGAEPFSLTTTHLINAAGLGAVMAARHIEGLDPSHIPQAYLCKGSYFSLAGRSPFKHLIYPMPNKAGLGVHLTLDLAGQARFGPDTEWVQDENYDLDPQRGQSFYAAVREYWPALPDNSLNPAYSGIRPKIVPAGHAAADFVFSGPATHGIPGLLNLFGIESPGLTACLAIAQHGQHVLAQAA, encoded by the coding sequence ATGCCAAACGATGTCGACTGCATAGTGCTGGGAGCGGGTGTCGTGGGTTTGGCCTGCGCCCGGCAAATGGCCCGGCAAGGCATGGAGGTTTTGCTGATCGAGCAAACCGCCAGTATCGGCAACGGCGTCAGTTCGCGTAATTCGGAAGTCATACACGCGGGCATTTACTACACCCCGGGCAGCCTGAAGGCCCGGCTGTGTGTCGAAGGCAAAGACATGCTGTATGACTATTGCCGGGATCACCATATCGATCACCAACGCTGTGGCAAGCTGATTGTGGCGGGCAGCGCTGAACAGGAAGCCGACTTGCGCAAACTGCAGGCCCAGGCAAGCGCCTGTGGCGTAAACGACTTGCAGTGGCTGGATGCCGCCCAGGCCAAGGCGCTGGAGCCTGCCCTGAGCTGCAGCGCCGCCCTCTTATCGCCCTCGACCGGCATTGTAGACACCCATGCCCTCATGCTGTCACTGCAAGGCGATGCAGAGAACCACGGCGCACAATTGGTGTTCAATACCCCCTTTATCCGTGCGCAGGTCCTGCCCGGCCAAGGTTTTGAGGTTCACGTGGGCGGGGCTGAGCCCTTCAGCCTGACCACCACACACCTGATCAATGCGGCCGGACTAGGCGCGGTAATGGCAGCACGACATATCGAGGGGCTGGACCCCAGCCATATTCCCCAGGCCTATCTGTGCAAGGGCAGCTATTTTTCATTGGCGGGCCGCTCCCCCTTCAAGCACCTGATCTACCCCATGCCCAATAAAGCCGGACTGGGTGTGCATCTGACCCTGGATCTGGCTGGTCAGGCCCGCTTTGGCCCTGACACGGAGTGGGTGCAGGATGAAAACTACGACCTGGACCCGCAACGCGGTCAATCCTTTTATGCCGCCGTGCGCGAATACTGGCCCGCTTTGCCCGATAACAGCCTGAACCCCGCCTACAGCGGTATTCGGCCTAAAATTGTGCCTGCAGGCCACGCGGCCGCCGACTTCGTTTTTTCGGGACCTGCCACCCACGGCATCCCGGGTTTGCTGAATTTGTTCGGCATCGAATCACCCGGCCTGACCGCGTGTTTAGCGATTGCACAACACGGCCAGCACGTTCTGGCCCAGGCAGCTTAA
- a CDS encoding acyl-CoA dehydrogenase: MSANPSFHWDDPLLLNQQLSDEERMVRDAAHAYAQEKLLPRVLEAFRHEQTDPAIFAEMGSLGLLGATIPDTYGGAGLNYVSYGLIAREVERVDSGYRSMMSVQSSLVMVPIFEFGSEEQKQKYLPRLASGEWIGCFGLTEPNHGSDPGAMESRALKVDGGYRLSGSKTWITNSPIADVLVVWAKVVGGEDDGKIRGFILEKGMKGLSTPAIHGKVGLRASLTGEIVMADVEISDSQMLPHVSGLRGPFTCLNSARYGIAWGALGAAESCWHTARQYTLDRKQFGRPLAANQLIQKKLADMQTEITLALQGCLRLGRMKDEGTAAVEITSIMKRNSCGKALDIARLARDMLGGNGISDEFGIARHLVNLEVVNTYEGTHDVHALILGRAQTGIQAFF; encoded by the coding sequence ATGTCTGCCAACCCCTCTTTCCATTGGGACGACCCCCTGCTGCTGAACCAGCAGTTGAGCGATGAAGAACGTATGGTGCGCGATGCGGCCCATGCTTACGCACAGGAGAAACTGCTGCCGCGCGTGTTGGAGGCCTTCCGCCACGAGCAGACTGACCCGGCCATCTTTGCCGAGATGGGGTCGCTGGGCCTGCTGGGCGCCACCATTCCGGATACCTATGGTGGCGCGGGGCTGAACTATGTCAGCTATGGCCTGATTGCCCGCGAAGTAGAGCGGGTGGACTCGGGCTACCGATCCATGATGAGCGTGCAGTCCTCCTTGGTCATGGTGCCGATTTTTGAATTTGGCAGCGAGGAGCAGAAACAGAAATATCTGCCCAGACTGGCCAGCGGTGAATGGATCGGTTGCTTTGGGCTGACCGAGCCCAATCATGGCTCGGACCCTGGAGCCATGGAAAGTCGCGCCCTCAAAGTGGACGGCGGCTATCGCCTGAGCGGCAGCAAAACCTGGATTACCAACTCCCCGATTGCCGATGTGCTGGTGGTCTGGGCCAAAGTCGTGGGCGGTGAAGACGACGGCAAGATCCGCGGCTTCATTCTGGAAAAAGGCATGAAAGGCCTGTCCACGCCCGCCATTCACGGCAAGGTAGGTTTACGCGCTTCACTGACCGGCGAGATTGTCATGGCCGATGTGGAAATCTCCGACAGCCAGATGCTGCCTCATGTTTCAGGCTTGCGCGGTCCCTTCACCTGCCTGAACTCGGCGCGCTACGGAATTGCCTGGGGCGCTCTGGGCGCCGCCGAATCCTGCTGGCATACCGCTCGTCAGTACACCTTGGACCGCAAGCAGTTTGGCCGTCCACTGGCTGCCAATCAACTGATACAGAAAAAGCTGGCCGATATGCAAACCGAGATCACTCTCGCACTGCAAGGCTGCCTGCGTCTGGGTCGAATGAAAGACGAAGGCACGGCAGCAGTCGAGATCACCTCCATCATGAAGCGCAACTCCTGCGGCAAGGCGCTGGACATCGCTCGTCTGGCACGCGACATGCTGGGCGGCAACGGCATCTCCGACGAGTTCGGCATCGCCCGCCATCTGGTCAATCTGGAGGTCGTCAATACCTACGAAGGCACGCACGACGTGCACGCCCTGATACTGGGTCGCGCACAAACCGGAATTCAGGCTTTCTTTTAA
- the pdxH gene encoding pyridoxamine 5'-phosphate oxidase, with translation MSLADLRNEYERFSLSEDELCADPRQQFQRWLDQAIELKEVEPNAMTLATVGADGRPSARVVLLKAYDEQGLVFFTNYTSRKGTELDHNPWASLSFFWPSMQRQVRFEGRISRISAAESDEYYHSRPLGSRIGAWASPQSQPISRAELDARAKQYTESLGEHPARPEHWGGFRLTPDHVEFWQGRASRLHDRLVFDRKDPSDWQVSRLAP, from the coding sequence ATGTCCCTTGCCGATCTGCGTAACGAGTACGAACGCTTTTCCCTGAGCGAAGATGAACTATGTGCCGATCCTCGCCAGCAATTCCAACGCTGGCTGGATCAGGCCATTGAACTGAAGGAAGTTGAACCCAATGCGATGACCCTGGCCACCGTAGGTGCCGACGGCCGCCCATCGGCGCGTGTGGTCCTGCTTAAAGCTTACGACGAACAAGGGCTGGTGTTTTTCACGAACTACACGTCTCGCAAAGGTACGGAGCTGGACCACAACCCATGGGCCAGCCTGTCCTTTTTCTGGCCCTCCATGCAGCGTCAAGTGCGCTTTGAAGGCCGTATCAGTCGTATCAGCGCGGCCGAATCGGACGAGTATTACCACAGCCGCCCTCTGGGCTCGCGCATTGGCGCCTGGGCCTCGCCACAAAGCCAGCCCATCAGTCGTGCCGAGCTGGATGCACGTGCCAAGCAGTACACTGAAAGCTTAGGTGAACATCCCGCCCGCCCTGAACACTGGGGTGGCTTCCGACTGACTCCAGACCACGTCGAATTCTGGCAGGGCCGCGCCTCGCGCCTGCACGACAGGCTGGTGTTCGACCGCAAGGACCCATCTGATTGGCAGGTGAGCCGACTGGCTCCGTAA
- a CDS encoding aminotransferase class IV translates to MSQSKPELIETLRVDADGQIPLLELHLERVARSCAELGYDWDAQTWLQAMHQALGQAPAHTPLRLRILWSAQASAHAQAQPLPALEGPLQLCLSPTPLPALDPLLSHKTTHRPWYQEASALLEQNPQLFDVIFLDTQNRVCEGSRSNIYIQDEQGLWWTPPAHGWLLPGVQRQALLNSGLARETEISLDALLNARAIRVSNALRGWQDALLVQDPA, encoded by the coding sequence ATGAGCCAAAGCAAACCTGAGCTGATAGAAACATTGCGAGTAGACGCTGACGGCCAGATTCCCTTGCTGGAACTGCACCTGGAACGTGTCGCGCGAAGTTGTGCAGAGCTGGGCTACGACTGGGATGCGCAAACCTGGCTGCAAGCCATGCACCAGGCTCTGGGCCAGGCCCCCGCCCATACTCCCTTGCGCTTGCGCATACTCTGGAGTGCGCAGGCCAGCGCCCATGCCCAGGCCCAACCCCTGCCTGCACTGGAGGGGCCCTTGCAGTTGTGCCTGTCCCCCACCCCACTACCCGCACTGGACCCGCTGCTCTCGCACAAGACCACGCATCGGCCCTGGTATCAGGAAGCGAGTGCCCTGCTGGAACAAAACCCCCAGCTTTTTGATGTCATTTTTCTGGACACGCAAAATCGGGTATGCGAGGGCAGCCGCAGCAACATCTATATTCAGGATGAGCAGGGCCTATGGTGGACCCCTCCAGCCCACGGCTGGCTCTTGCCCGGTGTACAACGGCAGGCCCTGCTTAACAGCGGTCTGGCACGTGAAACCGAGATTTCCCTGGACGCCTTGCTCAATGCCCGTGCGATCCGGGTCTCGAACGCCCTGCGCGGCTGGCAGGATGCCTTACTGGTTCAAGATCCGGCTTAA
- the ggt gene encoding gamma-glutamyltransferase, translating to MSVYWKPALLSALVALSLALPAQASQTASQHANPEAASNVMQRDRLVTQKSMVVTAHPLASRAGLRMLDQGGSAVDAAIAAQLVLGLVEPQSSGIGGGGFVVLFQPESGLTSYDGRETVPAASPPDRFELDGQTLSFKQAVNSGRSVGVPGLLRALELMHKDGGVLPWASLFEPAIELAEDGFEVSPRLHTLIADNPELADKAAARAYFLDGQGRPWPVGHRLRNKEYAQVLRLLASQGAQAFYQGELAQDMVAAVAADPIAGDLTVSDLTQYRALRREPLCMDWQQVALCGMAPPSSGAISVMQMLGILQHTPIADVKPQSVEAIHYFSEAGRLAFADRDAWVADPAFVSVPQQALLAPAYLKSRAALIQPGRSMGHAQPGKPLADAQAATDNTPELPSTTHLSVADAKGQVVSMTTSVESAFGSKIMVRGFLLNNQLTDFALNPKDEMGRLSVNRVEPGKRPRSSMAPMMVMQDGRPVIALGSPGGSAIIPYVAQALTGMLMWNLDAQEAVSLPHYGSRNWATELEAGTAVTEQAQALRAMGHEVREQPFPSGTHVIRWTQEGLEAGVDPRREGLALGQ from the coding sequence ATGAGCGTGTATTGGAAGCCGGCACTGCTGTCGGCGCTTGTAGCTTTGTCGCTGGCCTTGCCCGCGCAGGCCAGTCAAACCGCGAGTCAGCATGCGAATCCGGAAGCCGCCAGCAATGTCATGCAACGTGACAGGCTAGTCACTCAGAAAAGCATGGTGGTGACGGCGCATCCTTTGGCAAGCCGGGCTGGTTTACGTATGCTGGATCAGGGAGGCAGTGCGGTGGATGCGGCTATTGCCGCTCAACTGGTCTTGGGGTTGGTGGAACCCCAGTCGTCCGGTATTGGTGGAGGTGGCTTTGTTGTGCTATTTCAGCCAGAGTCGGGTTTGACGAGTTACGACGGGCGCGAAACCGTGCCTGCCGCCAGCCCTCCGGACCGTTTTGAGCTGGACGGTCAAACCCTGTCTTTCAAGCAGGCAGTCAATAGCGGACGTTCCGTAGGGGTGCCGGGTTTGTTGCGCGCCCTGGAGCTGATGCACAAGGACGGTGGCGTCCTGCCCTGGGCCTCCCTGTTTGAACCGGCCATTGAGCTGGCCGAAGATGGCTTTGAGGTCAGCCCCCGCTTGCACACCTTGATTGCCGACAACCCCGAGCTGGCCGACAAGGCGGCTGCGCGTGCCTATTTTCTGGACGGACAGGGAAGACCATGGCCGGTTGGCCACCGTCTTCGGAACAAGGAGTATGCACAGGTGCTGCGCTTGTTGGCCAGCCAGGGCGCCCAGGCTTTCTATCAAGGGGAACTTGCCCAGGATATGGTGGCTGCTGTTGCCGCCGACCCGATTGCGGGCGACTTGACGGTGTCCGATTTGACGCAATACCGGGCGCTGCGACGTGAGCCCCTCTGTATGGACTGGCAGCAGGTGGCGCTCTGTGGCATGGCACCGCCCAGTTCAGGGGCGATCAGTGTGATGCAGATGCTGGGTATCTTGCAGCACACGCCTATTGCTGACGTGAAGCCGCAATCTGTGGAAGCGATTCATTATTTCTCTGAAGCAGGGCGTCTGGCCTTTGCAGATCGGGATGCCTGGGTTGCTGATCCGGCATTTGTGTCTGTGCCACAGCAGGCTTTGCTGGCACCGGCGTATTTGAAATCCCGTGCCGCCTTGATTCAGCCAGGTCGATCCATGGGTCATGCCCAGCCGGGCAAGCCTTTGGCTGACGCACAAGCCGCCACTGACAACACGCCCGAGTTGCCCTCCACCACGCATCTGTCGGTGGCGGACGCCAAGGGGCAGGTGGTTTCCATGACCACCTCGGTGGAGTCGGCCTTTGGCAGCAAGATCATGGTTCGTGGCTTCTTGCTGAATAATCAGCTGACAGACTTTGCCTTGAACCCCAAAGACGAGATGGGCCGTTTGTCTGTTAATCGGGTTGAACCGGGCAAGCGCCCGCGCAGTTCGATGGCTCCGATGATGGTGATGCAGGATGGGCGTCCTGTGATCGCGCTGGGTTCTCCCGGCGGCAGCGCCATTATTCCCTATGTAGCCCAGGCCCTGACGGGCATGCTGATGTGGAACTTGGATGCTCAAGAAGCCGTCAGCCTGCCGCACTATGGCAGCCGCAATTGGGCGACAGAGCTGGAGGCCGGCACCGCGGTGACGGAACAGGCGCAGGCATTAAGGGCGATGGGGCACGAGGTACGCGAGCAGCCTTTTCCCAGCGGTACGCATGTCATACGCTGGACCCAGGAAGGGCTGGAAGCGGGGGTAGACCCTCGGCGGGAAGGATTGGCGTTAGGGCAGTAG
- the pabB gene encoding aminodeoxychorismate synthase component I — protein sequence MYGRFEDRLKGYALEMQGYVGHIQARSPEELGRAFEQIEHARQAGHWVALALDYELAELFEPRLPAREQTQHAPLNALVFQGAQEVDLWDSQVVPELSVQLQLSQQNYRDALAQVQQGLQAGDFYQINYTMPLRIQSEMVPRDLYTALATRHPVAYAAYLEIGDRHILSLSPELFLEKRGNIVRTRPMKGTRPRDTDPVQDQQNAQELQHSIKDRAENLMIVDLLRNDLGQVARTGSVQTTSLFDVEQYASVWTMTSSIQAEVDPDCRLETLLRALFPCGSITGAPKLAAMQCIRKLEPQRRGIYCGSVGYLSPAGDLSLNVSIRSLELDMHGQGVFGVGGGIVLDSDPDQEWLECLWKARVLQAPVTLT from the coding sequence ATGTATGGCCGATTTGAAGACAGACTAAAAGGCTATGCGCTGGAAATGCAGGGCTATGTGGGCCATATCCAGGCCCGTAGCCCTGAAGAGCTAGGTCGTGCTTTTGAACAAATAGAACATGCCCGGCAAGCGGGACACTGGGTGGCTCTGGCCCTGGATTATGAGCTGGCCGAACTGTTCGAGCCGCGTCTGCCCGCCCGTGAACAAACCCAACATGCGCCGCTCAATGCCCTGGTATTCCAAGGCGCCCAGGAAGTCGATTTGTGGGACAGCCAGGTCGTGCCTGAACTGAGCGTCCAGTTGCAGCTCAGCCAGCAGAACTATCGGGATGCGCTCGCCCAGGTCCAGCAAGGCCTGCAAGCCGGGGATTTCTACCAGATCAACTACACCATGCCCCTGCGTATCCAGTCGGAGATGGTCCCACGCGATCTGTATACAGCTCTGGCCACTCGTCACCCTGTCGCCTATGCCGCCTACCTGGAGATCGGGGATCGCCATATTTTGTCGCTCTCGCCCGAACTGTTTCTGGAAAAACGAGGCAATATCGTGCGTACCCGGCCCATGAAAGGCACGCGCCCCCGCGATACGGACCCGGTTCAAGACCAGCAAAACGCCCAGGAGCTGCAGCACAGCATTAAGGACCGGGCTGAAAACCTGATGATTGTCGATCTGCTGCGCAACGATCTGGGACAAGTCGCCCGCACCGGCAGCGTACAAACCACCAGCTTGTTCGATGTTGAGCAATACGCCTCGGTCTGGACCATGACCTCCAGCATTCAGGCTGAAGTAGACCCGGACTGCCGCCTGGAAACCTTGCTGCGAGCCCTGTTCCCTTGCGGCTCTATTACGGGCGCCCCCAAGCTGGCCGCCATGCAATGCATACGCAAGCTGGAACCACAGCGCCGTGGCATTTACTGTGGGTCAGTGGGCTACCTCAGCCCCGCAGGCGACCTGTCCCTGAATGTCAGCATCCGCAGCCTGGAGCTGGACATGCACGGCCAGGGCGTCTTTGGGGTGGGCGGAGGGATCGTACTGGACTCAGACCCGGACCAGGAGTGGCTGGAGTGCCTGTGGAAAGCACGGGTCCTGCAAGCCCCTGTAACACTGACTTAA
- a CDS encoding LysR substrate-binding domain-containing protein: MRQGVPSLGALQAFEATARLGTFSRAAEELSLTHSAVYRQVSGLEQRLGVTLLTRVRRRLVLTAAGRDYAARIRHHLEQIGKDTFSLIARAGVGRNIHLAVLPTLSTVWLMPRLARFAQCYPDITVSLSVRTTPFQFGDHPFDAAIYHGRQLWPQTEGIKLFDEGELVPVCSPHLAVDGSWQKLVHLHMSTRPGSWLHWYRSAGLEPDLRVSSGPRYELFSLLLAAVQAGMGMALMPRFLIQTALEQGELLMPFPHAMPVSEAYFFSYPTANQPSEAVLLLEQWLLDQEKENP; the protein is encoded by the coding sequence ATGAGACAAGGTGTGCCCAGCTTGGGTGCCTTACAGGCCTTTGAGGCCACTGCACGCCTGGGAACCTTTTCCCGTGCCGCGGAAGAACTGTCCTTGACGCATAGCGCTGTGTATCGGCAGGTGAGCGGCCTGGAGCAGCGTCTGGGTGTCACCTTGTTGACGCGGGTGCGGCGGCGTTTGGTCTTGACGGCGGCAGGGCGCGATTATGCGGCGCGCATTCGCCATCATCTGGAGCAGATCGGTAAAGACACATTCAGTCTGATTGCGCGGGCCGGTGTAGGCCGCAACATTCATCTGGCTGTGCTGCCGACCTTGTCCACCGTCTGGCTGATGCCGCGTCTGGCCCGTTTCGCCCAGTGCTACCCCGATATCACGGTCAGCCTGTCGGTTCGTACCACACCGTTTCAGTTCGGGGACCACCCCTTTGATGCTGCTATCTATCATGGGCGGCAGCTCTGGCCGCAAACCGAAGGCATCAAACTGTTTGATGAAGGCGAGCTCGTGCCGGTCTGCTCACCTCATCTTGCAGTCGACGGGAGCTGGCAAAAGTTGGTCCACCTGCATATGTCGACGCGTCCGGGTAGCTGGTTACACTGGTATCGGTCTGCGGGTCTGGAGCCTGATCTGCGTGTCAGTTCGGGACCGCGCTACGAGCTGTTCAGCCTGCTTCTGGCTGCCGTGCAGGCTGGGATGGGGATGGCGCTGATGCCACGCTTTCTGATCCAGACCGCGCTGGAGCAGGGCGAATTGCTCATGCCATTCCCCCATGCCATGCCCGTGAGCGAGGCATATTTTTTTAGTTATCCGACCGCCAATCAACCCAGTGAAGCGGTGCTGTTGCTGGAGCAATGGTTGCTGGATCAGGAAAAGGAGAATCCATGA
- a CDS encoding gamma-glutamylcyclotransferase produces MNIDSISASPSAVPTPCSFRVLTDEERNASLRQSLEEVQWCEKQDLWVYGYGSLIWRPDFEFAEQRQALLRGYHRALCLWSRINRGTPEQPGLVFGLDVGGSCRGMAFRIPAESVPKVFDALWLREMPSGAYIPRWLRCRTSQGDIRALVFTMNRKTDAYVPRMPDEQLRQVVYSAQGTNGPCIEYVMETASALQRSKILDKRLQSVVQLLQSHTALLNPQQA; encoded by the coding sequence GTGAACATCGATTCTATTTCCGCCTCGCCTTCCGCCGTACCCACACCGTGCAGCTTCCGTGTCCTGACCGACGAAGAGCGCAACGCCTCTTTGCGTCAATCCCTGGAAGAGGTGCAGTGGTGTGAAAAGCAGGACCTATGGGTCTATGGCTACGGTTCCCTGATCTGGCGTCCCGATTTTGAGTTCGCCGAACAACGCCAGGCCCTGCTGCGCGGCTATCACCGGGCGCTGTGCCTGTGGTCACGGATCAACCGCGGCACTCCTGAACAACCCGGTTTGGTGTTTGGCCTGGATGTGGGCGGATCGTGCCGGGGCATGGCGTTTCGTATTCCTGCTGAAAGCGTGCCCAAGGTATTCGATGCCCTGTGGCTGCGCGAGATGCCCAGCGGGGCATACATTCCCCGCTGGTTGCGCTGCCGCACCAGCCAGGGCGATATTCGTGCACTGGTCTTTACCATGAATCGCAAGACCGATGCCTACGTTCCCCGCATGCCCGACGAGCAACTGCGACAAGTGGTGTATTCGGCCCAGGGCACCAATGGCCCTTGCATTGAATACGTCATGGAAACCGCCTCGGCGCTGCAACGCTCTAAAATTCTGGATAAACGCCTGCAATCGGTGGTTCAATTGCTACAGAGTCACACTGCACTGCTTAATCCTCAACAAGCCTAA
- a CDS encoding flavin reductase family protein, translated as MTVFSSTFDSDFFRSALGRFATGVTVVTGANKDVPGQAVGLTVSSFNSVSLNPPLVLWSLAKRSQSLPHFVQGDGYVIHVLGASQLALAKRFAWGEHAERFRDHPLKRSPRGLPMLDDDRCSAWFECKPYAVHEAGDHLIFIGEVTHCERSAHQPLIYHAGDFDLTPSLA; from the coding sequence ATGACTGTTTTTTCTTCTACTTTCGATAGTGATTTCTTTCGTTCGGCACTCGGCCGTTTCGCCACAGGCGTGACGGTCGTGACCGGCGCCAACAAAGACGTTCCAGGCCAGGCCGTTGGCCTGACCGTCAGTTCTTTCAACTCCGTCTCTCTGAACCCGCCTCTGGTCTTGTGGTCATTGGCCAAACGTTCTCAATCCCTGCCGCATTTTGTGCAGGGTGACGGTTACGTGATTCACGTTTTGGGGGCCAGTCAGCTAGCGCTGGCCAAGCGATTTGCCTGGGGAGAGCACGCTGAGCGCTTTCGGGATCACCCGCTCAAACGCTCACCGCGAGGTTTGCCCATGCTGGACGACGATCGTTGCAGCGCTTGGTTCGAATGCAAGCCCTATGCCGTCCATGAGGCCGGCGACCACCTGATCTTTATCGGTGAAGTTACCCACTGCGAGCGCAGCGCTCACCAGCCCCTGATCTACCATGCGGGCGACTTTGATCTGACCCCGTCCCTGGCGTGA
- a CDS encoding tRNA threonylcarbamoyladenosine dehydratase: MTEQHNMDAERRFGGLDRLYGAGARERLAAAHVMVAGIGGVGTWAVEALARSAVGRITLIDLDNIAESNINRQLPALDSTLGMAKIDAMAQRIRQINPHCVVQLIEDFVTEDNAASLMEQRPDVFLDCTDQASAKIALILQARRLKVPLLSCGGAGGKTDPLSLRRGDLSVARHDALLGKLRQILRKQHGFARGSDAQGRALKRVPRMGVDCLWFEQETRLPQNWTQAEDGALQGLACAGYGSGVTITASMGMLAADYALSRILNQ; encoded by the coding sequence ATGACAGAGCAGCACAACATGGATGCCGAACGCCGTTTCGGCGGTTTGGATCGTTTGTATGGAGCCGGCGCGCGCGAGCGTCTGGCTGCCGCCCATGTGATGGTGGCCGGCATCGGCGGCGTGGGAACATGGGCCGTGGAGGCGTTGGCCCGTTCTGCGGTGGGCCGGATTACCCTGATCGACCTGGACAATATTGCCGAGTCCAATATCAACCGCCAGTTGCCTGCATTGGACAGCACCTTGGGGATGGCCAAGATTGACGCCATGGCCCAGCGCATCAGGCAGATCAACCCGCACTGTGTTGTGCAGTTGATTGAAGATTTCGTGACCGAGGACAATGCGGCCAGCCTGATGGAGCAGCGTCCTGACGTGTTTCTTGATTGTACGGACCAAGCCAGTGCCAAGATCGCGCTGATCTTGCAGGCCCGTCGTCTCAAGGTGCCCTTGCTCAGTTGTGGCGGTGCCGGGGGCAAGACCGATCCCTTGAGCTTGCGCCGGGGAGATTTATCGGTGGCGCGCCATGACGCCCTACTTGGCAAGCTGCGTCAGATTCTGCGCAAACAGCATGGCTTTGCCCGAGGCAGTGATGCACAGGGACGGGCCTTGAAGCGCGTGCCTCGCATGGGAGTGGATTGCCTGTGGTTCGAGCAGGAAACCCGCCTGCCGCAAAACTGGACTCAGGCTGAGGATGGGGCGTTGCAAGGGTTGGCCTGTGCGGGCTATGGCTCCGGGGTGACCATCACGGCCAGCATGGGCATGCTTGCGGCCGATTACGCCTTAAGCCGGATCTTGAACCAGTAA